The DNA sequence GTAGCCTGTTGGGAAAAGTCTAAGGTGAGGGTAGATGTTACGATTCATACCTAGCTTCAGCGCAGATTGGACAAGCTGCTGATCCAAGTGAGAACTGATGACGCTAAGCGATCGCTCAGGCATACTACCCATCCATAAGTCTTTTTGCTTAGATGATGAGTTACGCTAGACAAAAAAGAAACGTTTAAGACGGTGACTACTAACTATAAGGTTGGCCCCTCGCTTGGCTGCACGTTTTGTCATGTACAGGTGCGCACCATGGTGATGTCTATCGACTGCTGTGGGTTGCATGGGCTTTAGCAACCAGACAGCTTGATATACAATACAGCCCTCATAACTGACCGTACTTTAATATCTTTTTATACCTAACGCATGTCTTACGCCACTGATATTCTGATTGTTGATGACACCCCCGCCGATCTTCATCTGATTACGCACCTACTCAAAGCGGCTGGCTATACTCTTCGCGTGGCCCAAACGGGAGCTACAGCCCTCAAGTCTGTGCAGATGCGATCGCCAGATTTGGTGCTGCTGGATATCAAGATGCCCGATATAGATGGCTACACCATTTGCCAACATATTTGCGCCAAAGCGCCATTAGATCATATTCCCGTGATTTTTATCAGTGCCCTAGAGCAAAGCCTCAACAAGGTGAAAGCCTTTAAGGCAGGCGGTATTGACTATGTCACCAAACCCTACGAGGCAGAAGAACTGCTAGCGCGCATTCAGCTTCACCTCAGCACCCAAAAGCTGAAGCACAGCATCCAGAAGCAAAACCAAGATCTGCGGGCCCAGGAAGAACGATGGCAACTGCTGTTGCAGGGTACCCAAGACAATATTTTTGATTGGACTATTCAAACAGGGGAGATCATTGCCTCTGCCTCAAACCTGCTTGGCTATGATCAGCACGAGCTACCGCAACAGTTTGATACTTGGGTCTCTTTAATTCATCCAGACGATCGCGATCGCACCCTACAGACCCTCAATGCCTACCTCAATCAAGAGCTGCCGAAACATCACCTTGAACTGCGAATGCGCTGTAAAGACGGCAGCTATAAGTGGATTCTGTCGCGCGGGCAAGCTACCTGGGCCGCAGACGGTACGCCGCTGCGCATGGTAGGCATTCACAATGACATTAGCGATCGCAAACAGGCAGAACTCGCCTTAAAAAACCAGCTTCGCAAGACTCTGCTAATCCAACGAATTACCGATCGCATTCGTCAATGCTTAGATGCCGATCAAATTTTTCAAACAACCGTCTCTCAGTTAGGCATCACCTTTCAGGTCAACCGCTGCCTGATCCAGCGCTACACCGAAGAAGTATCTCCTTCTGTCCCTTTTGTCGCGGAGTATCTGTCCGATCCATCCATCAGTTCTGTGCGTGCCATCAAGATTCCTGTCGAAGGCAATCCCCATCTACAGCAGTTGCTCAGCCAGCCTCAGGCGATCGCCAGCGATGATGTTTTAGCCGATCCGTTGCTCAACCAAGCCGCAGATCTTTGCCGTCAAATTAACCTACAGTCGATGCTGGCAGTGGGCACCTTTTACCAAGGCAAAGCCAATGGTGTGATTAGTCTGCACCAGTGCGATCACCTTCGAACCTGGACCTTGGAGGAAATTGATCTAATCGAAGCCGTGGCAGATCAAATGGGAATTGCGATCGCCCAAGTCCACCTGATGGAACAAGAACGCCAACAACGCCAAGCGCTAGAACAAAGCAATCGATCGCTGCAGCTAGCAAAACGAGATGCGGATGATGCCAACCAAGCCAAAAGTCGTTTTCTGGCCAACATGAGCCATGAATTACGCACGCCGCTCAATGCCATTCTGGGTTACGCCCAACTGTTGGTCAACGACGTCACCCTCTCTCTCCAGCATCAAAAATATAGTCAAGTCATTCTCAGCAGCGGTGATTACCTTTTAAAGTTGGTCAATGACATTCTTGACCTAGCCCGCGTGGAATCTGGATGCATCACCCAGGAAGCCAGCCCATGCCACCTGCCATCCCTGCTCGAAGCACTCCACAGCCTTTTCCAGCAAACTGCCAGCAGGAAAGGTCTCAGCTTGACCCTAGAGCTTGATACTGATCTCCCCAACTATATTATTGTAGATAGCCAAAAACTACGGCAGGTGCTGATCAATCTCCTCGCGAACGCGCTGAAATTTACCCAAGAAGGCGGTGTTATTCTGCGGGTGCTGGTGGAGTCGGCGTTGCTCAAAGACGACTCCGCTTCCTTCTCGGAGATGTTCCTTGCCTTTCAGGTGGAAGATACGGGCATTGGCATTGCGCCGGAGGAACAGTCCTATATTTTTCAAGCCTTTGAACAAACTCCGGTCGGGCGGCGGTTATCCAACAGTACGGGACTGGGGCTTTCCATTAGTCAACATTTAGTGGCGGCGCTGGGTGGACATTTACAGGTGCGCAGTGACGTCAATCGCGGCAGTATCTTCTATTTCACCCTGCCGGTGCAGACGATGGAAAACGGTGTGACGCCAGACCATCAGGACACCGCCTGGGGTATGGCGTGCCTCGTGCCCAATCAAGCCGTTCAATGCATTCTCATTGTGGACGACCAAGCCACAAGCCAGCAGCTCCTAGTCGATGCTTTAGCGCCCATGGGCTTTAATATCCTCACGGCAACGACGGGAAAGCAAGCCTTGCTCACCTGGCAAACCCATCAGCCTGACCTCATCTTGATGGATTTTGGATTACCTGATCAAGACGGAGGGCAGGTGGTGCAGCAGATTCGCCGGGCAGAACAGATGCGCCAGCAACCCCAAACTCCGATTTTTATGATGTCTGCCAGTGTGCTAGAGAGCGATCGCTTCAATCTAGCCACCGCCGACTGCCAGGCGTTCCTAGAAAAACCCATTCACCTATCCCATCTTATCCAAAAGATTGCCCAGCACCTGAATCTAGACCTTCAGTCCATCCCCGCAGAAGA is a window from the Candidatus Obscuribacterales bacterium genome containing:
- a CDS encoding response regulator, yielding MSYATDILIVDDTPADLHLITHLLKAAGYTLRVAQTGATALKSVQMRSPDLVLLDIKMPDIDGYTICQHICAKAPLDHIPVIFISALEQSLNKVKAFKAGGIDYVTKPYEAEELLARIQLHLSTQKLKHSIQKQNQDLRAQEERWQLLLQGTQDNIFDWTIQTGEIIASASNLLGYDQHELPQQFDTWVSLIHPDDRDRTLQTLNAYLNQELPKHHLELRMRCKDGSYKWILSRGQATWAADGTPLRMVGIHNDISDRKQAELALKNQLRKTLLIQRITDRIRQCLDADQIFQTTVSQLGITFQVNRCLIQRYTEEVSPSVPFVAEYLSDPSISSVRAIKIPVEGNPHLQQLLSQPQAIASDDVLADPLLNQAADLCRQINLQSMLAVGTFYQGKANGVISLHQCDHLRTWTLEEIDLIEAVADQMGIAIAQVHLMEQERQQRQALEQSNRSLQLAKRDADDANQAKSRFLANMSHELRTPLNAILGYAQLLVNDVTLSLQHQKYSQVILSSGDYLLKLVNDILDLARVESGCITQEASPCHLPSLLEALHSLFQQTASRKGLSLTLELDTDLPNYIIVDSQKLRQVLINLLANALKFTQEGGVILRVLVESALLKDDSASFSEMFLAFQVEDTGIGIAPEEQSYIFQAFEQTPVGRRLSNSTGLGLSISQHLVAALGGHLQVRSDVNRGSIFYFTLPVQTMENGVTPDHQDTAWGMACLVPNQAVQCILIVDDQATSQQLLVDALAPMGFNILTATTGKQALLTWQTHQPDLILMDFGLPDQDGGQVVQQIRRAEQMRQQPQTPIFMMSASVLESDRFNLATADCQAFLEKPIHLSHLIQKIAQHLNLDLQSIPAEDYRSVSLSKLLSLTYQDLQVMPRDWIQELYTLATQCSSDRIDALIGQIPDDHIALRQALAYYNYNIDIGTIMKLARQCLDQPTD